Proteins encoded within one genomic window of Falsibacillus pallidus:
- a CDS encoding MerR family transcriptional regulator → MNTSYVANLLGVSPSTVQRWIKQLDLEMERNEIGHYSFTEDDVAVFKTIHKQLQNGVILQDVKLAKMNKRKGSAVVVKKETEAADSQKILQRLSSLEQLVQNKADSVVSYQLLTHRREIEELEKEVKRLQERVEALEKAHPGSRKPSSSELPLVLDQEKISMKRRKKNILTLLFGF, encoded by the coding sequence ATGAATACGAGTTATGTCGCAAATCTTTTAGGGGTTTCACCAAGCACCGTTCAGCGGTGGATCAAGCAGCTGGATCTTGAAATGGAACGGAATGAAATTGGCCACTACTCCTTTACAGAAGATGATGTCGCTGTTTTTAAAACCATTCATAAACAGCTTCAGAATGGAGTCATTCTCCAAGACGTCAAGCTTGCCAAGATGAACAAACGCAAAGGTTCTGCCGTCGTTGTCAAGAAAGAAACGGAAGCAGCCGACAGCCAAAAAATCCTCCAACGTCTTTCCAGTCTTGAACAATTAGTTCAGAACAAGGCGGATTCAGTCGTATCCTATCAGCTATTGACTCATCGCAGGGAAATCGAGGAACTGGAGAAAGAAGTGAAAAGACTTCAGGAACGTGTCGAGGCATTAGAAAAGGCACATCCGGGCAGCAGAAAGCCTTCTTCCTCAGAACTCCCTCTTGTGCTGGATCAGGAAAAAATTTCGATGAAACGAAGGAAAAAGAACATCCTTACATTATTGTTTGGATTTTAA
- a CDS encoding D-2-hydroxyacid dehydrogenase → MNPQKLVITHDLDKELLEKVKEAAPDWEVIAGKDASVWEPHIEEAEIIAGWKKGLESHCLTEKAKLKWLQTWSAGVNSLPLSDLQSKNVAVTSANGVHSYPISETIFALMLGLTRKIHAYVRNQQEKKWHHANLSLEIHGKTIGILGTGAIGKETAKIAKAFGMKVIGLRNSGEPEDYFDEMYAMDGLSSLLPECDYVVVALPLTEKTHRLIGQEQLNKMKSTAYLINIGRGDIIDEKELIQALQDGKIAGAGLDVFEKEPLEENSPLWEMKNVIITPHTAGSTEHYNSRLIQEIFIPNLKDYIAGNDPQINLLDYSKGY, encoded by the coding sequence ATGAATCCACAGAAATTAGTCATCACTCATGATTTAGATAAGGAACTCCTGGAGAAAGTGAAGGAAGCTGCTCCGGACTGGGAAGTCATCGCAGGAAAAGATGCTTCCGTTTGGGAGCCTCATATCGAAGAAGCTGAAATTATTGCAGGATGGAAAAAAGGATTGGAATCGCATTGCCTGACCGAAAAGGCGAAGCTAAAGTGGCTGCAGACGTGGAGTGCAGGTGTGAACAGCCTGCCACTGAGTGACCTGCAGTCTAAAAATGTTGCTGTCACAAGTGCAAACGGCGTCCATTCGTATCCTATCTCTGAAACGATCTTCGCCCTCATGTTGGGACTGACAAGGAAGATTCACGCATATGTACGGAACCAGCAGGAGAAAAAATGGCATCATGCCAACTTGAGCCTTGAAATCCATGGCAAGACCATCGGGATATTAGGAACGGGGGCGATTGGCAAAGAAACAGCGAAAATTGCCAAGGCATTCGGAATGAAGGTTATTGGACTGAGGAATTCTGGGGAGCCGGAAGATTACTTTGATGAAATGTATGCGATGGACGGACTGTCCTCCCTTCTTCCTGAATGTGATTATGTGGTCGTGGCGCTGCCGCTGACGGAAAAGACCCATCGTTTAATCGGACAAGAGCAGTTGAACAAGATGAAATCGACTGCCTATCTGATCAATATCGGACGCGGGGACATCATCGATGAAAAGGAGCTGATTCAAGCCCTTCAAGATGGAAAAATTGCTGGGGCAGGCCTTGATGTATTCGAGAAGGAGCCGCTTGAGGAGAACAGTCCCTTATGGGAAATGAAGAACGTGATCATTACCCCTCATACAGCCGGATCGACCGAACACTACAACAGCCGTCTCATTCAGGAAATCTTCATCCCCAATTTAAAAGATTATATCGCAGGCAATGACCCTCAAATCAATCTGCTGGACTATTCAAAAGGGTATTGA